From a single Anaerolineales bacterium genomic region:
- a CDS encoding DUF2087 domain-containing protein → MNEMLDYVKAMSDPNRLRIIGLLTQESATRKEIAERLNLSVKDSLTHLGFLEFVGAITQTDGVYTLNKDKLATLAKEKLADLEPSYTPPAGLDEKSKRVLRSVLDAQGRVKQIPLQPVKLRPLLEYLIPSFEFDRDYTEREVNNVLRHFNEDTASLRRHLVDAGLLAREGNGSRYWRVKEGDR, encoded by the coding sequence ATGAATGAAATGCTCGATTACGTCAAAGCCATGTCCGACCCGAACCGCCTGCGGATCATCGGTCTGCTCACACAGGAATCCGCCACCCGCAAAGAGATCGCAGAGCGGCTTAACCTGTCCGTCAAGGACTCCCTCACCCATCTTGGGTTTCTTGAATTTGTTGGCGCCATCACCCAGACCGACGGCGTATACACCCTCAACAAGGACAAACTTGCCACGCTTGCAAAAGAAAAACTGGCAGATTTAGAGCCGTCCTATACCCCGCCCGCGGGCTTGGATGAAAAATCGAAAAGGGTGCTGAGGTCCGTACTCGATGCTCAGGGCAGGGTGAAACAGATTCCCCTCCAGCCGGTGAAACTGCGTCCGCTTCTGGAATACCTGATTCCATCCTTTGAATTTGACAGGGATTACACAGAACGGGAGGTCAATAATGTTCTACGGCACTTCAATGAAGATACCGCCTCGCTGCGCCGCCATCTCGTGGATGCGGGTCTGTTAGCCCGCGAAGGCAATGGCTCGCGTTACTGGCGCGTAAAGGAAGGTGACAGATGA
- a CDS encoding branched-chain amino acid transaminase: MDLTKHAFFEGKIVPLSEANINIATHGFLYGTAVFGGVRAYWNEEKQNLFVFRPYDHFRRLLNSGRMLAMSSPYDEEGLIQLTLDLLKADNWKQDVYLRPTMYKADLGIGVRLHNLKDEFCMFVIAYEPYVKNDTNAHVTISSWRRIDDNVIPARGKVAGAYANSALIKTDANRAGFDEAIVLDNNGHVSEGSAMNIFMVRDGVVITPPVTDNILEGITRRSIIEIARKELGLEVVERSIDRTEVFIAEEMFMTGTAAQVVAITKVDHRPVGSGVMGPVTTKLRTAFDDIVRAKNPKYSHWNVEVK; this comes from the coding sequence GTGGATCTCACGAAGCACGCTTTCTTTGAGGGAAAGATCGTCCCTTTAAGTGAGGCAAATATCAATATTGCCACACATGGATTTTTATATGGAACCGCCGTTTTCGGCGGGGTTCGGGCATACTGGAACGAAGAGAAGCAAAATCTCTTCGTTTTTCGTCCCTATGACCATTTCCGCCGTTTATTGAATTCCGGGCGGATGCTGGCGATGAGCAGCCCGTACGATGAGGAGGGATTGATACAGCTTACGCTCGATCTGTTGAAGGCAGACAATTGGAAGCAGGACGTGTACCTGCGCCCCACCATGTATAAAGCCGACCTGGGCATTGGCGTGCGCCTGCACAACTTGAAGGATGAGTTCTGCATGTTCGTGATCGCATATGAGCCGTACGTCAAGAACGACACGAACGCGCATGTGACGATCTCTTCCTGGCGGCGCATCGACGACAATGTCATTCCGGCGCGCGGAAAGGTGGCGGGCGCGTACGCCAATTCTGCGCTGATCAAAACGGACGCGAACCGTGCCGGTTTTGATGAGGCAATTGTGCTGGACAACAACGGACATGTTTCGGAAGGTTCGGCGATGAATATTTTTATGGTACGCGATGGCGTGGTGATCACGCCGCCCGTGACGGATAATATTCTCGAAGGCATTACGCGCCGTTCCATCATCGAGATCGCCCGCAAGGAACTTGGGTTGGAGGTGGTGGAACGTTCCATCGACCGCACGGAGGTTTTCATCGCGGAGGAGATGTTCATGACCGGGACCGCCGCACAGGTGGTGGCGATCACAAAAGTGGATCACCGCCCGGTTGGCAGCGGCGTGATGGGTCCGGTGACAACTAAATTACGGACTGCATTCGACGATATTGTGCGGGCAAAGAACCCAAAATACTCTCACTGGAATGTGGAAGTAAAGTAA
- a CDS encoding SurA N-terminal domain-containing protein: MRFKLTLLTSFLMLGVTACASFGTSSTPSPEAPTLPPEPPTATPPPSAAVVNGEYITIAEFQAELARFQAAQTELGNAISDEDAHRIVLEDLIAQVLLSQAARDANFNITESELQSRMDALAAEIGGAEMLAAWMSANGYDEASFRQSLKRSIEAAWMRDKIIADVPATMEQIHLRQILTYNEANAQAALARLNNGEDFDEVAAVYDPVTRGELGWVPKGYLLDPAADETVFSLQAGETSGIIATEAGFHIFKAVERGEHSLSPDALLIMQELALKQWLAEQRAKSDVVLAP, from the coding sequence ATGCGTTTCAAACTGACCCTTTTGACTTCGTTCCTCATGCTGGGGGTTACCGCCTGCGCCTCTTTCGGGACCTCGAGCACGCCCAGCCCCGAAGCGCCCACTCTTCCCCCTGAGCCTCCCACCGCCACTCCTCCGCCTTCCGCGGCGGTCGTCAATGGCGAGTACATCACCATCGCCGAGTTTCAGGCGGAACTGGCACGCTTCCAGGCGGCACAGACCGAACTTGGGAATGCCATTTCTGATGAAGATGCGCACCGCATCGTGCTCGAGGATCTGATCGCGCAGGTCTTGCTGAGTCAAGCCGCGAGGGATGCAAATTTCAATATAACGGAATCAGAACTCCAGTCCAGAATGGATGCGCTGGCGGCTGAGATCGGCGGGGCGGAGATGCTGGCGGCATGGATGTCCGCCAACGGATATGACGAAGCGTCCTTCCGACAGTCTTTGAAACGTTCCATCGAAGCGGCATGGATGCGTGACAAAATCATTGCGGATGTGCCGGCGACCATGGAGCAAATCCACCTGCGCCAGATTTTGACCTATAATGAGGCGAATGCGCAAGCCGCGCTTGCCCGCCTGAACAACGGCGAGGATTTCGACGAAGTGGCGGCTGTTTACGACCCGGTCACGCGCGGAGAGTTGGGCTGGGTGCCGAAAGGCTACCTGCTCGATCCCGCGGCAGACGAGACAGTCTTTTCCCTGCAGGCAGGGGAGACCAGCGGTATTATCGCCACCGAGGCTGGTTTTCATATTTTCAAAGCCGTTGAGCGAGGCGAGCATTCCCTTTCGCCCGACGCCCTGCTGATCATGCAGGAACTTGCATTGAAACAGTGGCTTGCCGAACAGCGCGCAAAAAGTGACGTTGTCCTAGCCCCATGA
- the groL gene encoding chaperonin GroEL (60 kDa chaperone family; promotes refolding of misfolded polypeptides especially under stressful conditions; forms two stacked rings of heptamers to form a barrel-shaped 14mer; ends can be capped by GroES; misfolded proteins enter the barrel where they are refolded when GroES binds), with protein sequence MAAKQLVFSEEARRKLKNGMNVVANAVSATLGPKGRNVAVDRKFGSPTITHDGVSVAKEIELEDPFENMGAQLLKEAAQKTNDIAGDGTTTSTVLAHAIVNEGLKALEAGYNPMLLKRGIELATDTIVAELKKNSVKIDTKEEIASVATNSAADEEVGQLIADVMDKVGKDGVITVEESKTMQFETEYVEGMQFDRGYLSPYFITNAESMEAQISDAYVLIYDKKISAAQDIVPLLEKLVQLGKRELVIIAEDIDGEALATLILNKIRGMLNVLAVKAPGFGDRRKAMLQDIAVLTGGQVISEEMGRKLESATVQDLGRAEKVVSDKENTTVVGGKGKKADIEGRIKEIRIEIDKSTSDYDREKLQERLAKLSGGVAIIRVGAATETEMKEKKHRVEDALSAARAAVEEGIVPGGEISLINAANKLDKLAKTHADDDNEEIKVGINIVKKALEAPIRKLASNAGEDGSVIIDTVRRTAAEKKNPNIGFNVLTGEYVDMIKAGVIDPVKVVRGALENASSIAAMILTTDVLITDMPEKDKAPAMPPGGMGGMDY encoded by the coding sequence ATGGCAGCAAAACAACTTGTATTTTCAGAAGAAGCGCGCCGCAAGCTTAAGAACGGTATGAACGTGGTCGCCAATGCAGTGTCCGCCACCCTCGGTCCGAAGGGACGCAATGTGGCTGTGGATCGCAAGTTCGGTTCCCCGACCATCACCCACGACGGCGTGTCCGTCGCCAAGGAGATCGAACTGGAAGACCCGTTCGAGAACATGGGCGCCCAGCTCCTCAAGGAAGCCGCTCAGAAGACCAACGATATTGCCGGTGACGGTACCACCACCTCCACCGTGCTGGCTCACGCCATCGTCAACGAAGGTTTGAAGGCGCTCGAGGCTGGTTACAATCCGATGCTCCTCAAGCGCGGCATCGAACTCGCCACCGATACCATCGTGGCGGAACTCAAGAAGAACTCCGTCAAGATCGATACCAAGGAAGAGATCGCTTCCGTCGCCACCAACTCCGCGGCGGATGAGGAAGTCGGTCAGCTCATTGCGGATGTGATGGACAAGGTCGGCAAGGACGGCGTGATCACGGTCGAAGAATCCAAGACCATGCAGTTCGAAACCGAATATGTGGAAGGTATGCAGTTCGACCGCGGTTACCTCTCACCCTACTTCATCACCAACGCCGAATCCATGGAAGCCCAGATCAGTGACGCGTATGTCCTGATCTATGATAAGAAGATCTCCGCCGCGCAGGATATCGTGCCCCTGCTCGAGAAACTCGTCCAACTCGGCAAACGCGAACTGGTCATCATCGCCGAAGACATCGACGGTGAAGCCCTCGCCACCCTGATCCTCAACAAGATCCGCGGCATGTTGAACGTGCTGGCTGTCAAAGCCCCCGGCTTCGGCGACCGCCGCAAAGCCATGCTGCAGGACATCGCCGTCCTGACCGGCGGACAGGTCATCTCCGAAGAGATGGGACGCAAGCTCGAATCCGCCACCGTGCAGGATCTGGGACGCGCCGAGAAGGTCGTCTCCGACAAGGAAAACACCACCGTCGTCGGCGGCAAGGGCAAGAAGGCTGATATCGAAGGACGCATCAAGGAGATCCGCATCGAGATCGACAAGAGCACCAGCGATTACGACCGCGAGAAGCTCCAGGAACGCCTTGCCAAGTTGAGCGGCGGCGTCGCCATCATCCGCGTGGGCGCTGCGACCGAAACCGAAATGAAGGAAAAGAAGCACCGCGTTGAAGACGCCCTTTCCGCCGCGCGCGCCGCAGTGGAAGAAGGCATCGTCCCCGGCGGTGAGATCTCCCTCATCAACGCCGCCAACAAACTCGACAAGCTTGCCAAGACGCATGCAGATGACGACAACGAAGAGATCAAGGTCGGCATCAACATCGTCAAGAAGGCGCTCGAAGCCCCGATCCGCAAGCTGGCTTCGAATGCCGGTGAAGACGGCTCCGTCATCATCGACACCGTCCGCCGCACTGCTGCCGAGAAGAAGAACCCGAACATCGGCTTCAACGTGCTGACCGGCGAATATGTGGACATGATCAAAGCCGGCGTCATCGACCCGGTCAAGGTTGTGCGCGGCGCGCTCGAAAACGCCTCCTCCATCGCCGCGATGATCCTCACCACCGATGTGCTTATCACCGACATGCCTGAGAAGGACAAGGCTCCCGCCATGCCTCCGGGCGGTATGGGCGGCATGGATTACTAA
- the groES gene encoding co-chaperone GroES, with translation MAKISFKPLGGRVLVEPIEQEEVTASGIVLPETAKEKPQQGKILAAGPGDRNDKGERIALDVKVGDTVLFAKYSGTEVKMDGKKLLILRESDILGIVG, from the coding sequence ATGGCAAAAATCTCGTTCAAACCTTTGGGCGGCCGCGTGCTCGTGGAACCCATCGAGCAGGAGGAAGTGACTGCGAGCGGTATCGTCCTTCCTGAAACCGCAAAGGAAAAACCCCAGCAGGGCAAGATCCTGGCGGCGGGTCCCGGTGACCGCAACGACAAGGGCGAGCGCATCGCCTTGGATGTGAAGGTGGGCGACACCGTCCTCTTCGCCAAGTATTCCGGCACCGAAGTGAAGATGGATGGCAAGAAACTGCTCATCCTGCGCGAGAGCGACATTCTCGGCATTGTTGGATAA
- a CDS encoding tetratricopeptide repeat protein: MQISSKRPLFRRRDDTVVYRMFLLVVLILGGIWLIRSVQQGDVKPLFLPTPTPTRFASSYLLEGDALFTAGKLSDSVAEDGTIIPGAITAYREAALVDPNNAEVLAQLARIQIYSTALIVRQEEVLVRLDEALASAEKAIEINPDSSYAHAMYSLALNWKASYTRADREKQSLRTQSEQAAVRALQLDNSSALAQAVYAEVLVDQQKWTQALQTIEQALERDPSLMDVHRVHAYVLESLGEYALAIQSYDRAIAINPNLTFLYLRAGANYRALAFRSPNEQVQRDLYEKALEYFADAARINQQLGVQDPTPYLSIARTYSQMGEFFIAIRNVQRTIEFQPDNAVFYGELGTLYHKNRNYETGILAFKCAVRGCTPEESCDGRGGCGPNDTPAAVEPVQLSLSTVYYFDIYASQLAALSTPRQSYCAEALEIARIIESSEYISDPNIAADMVVVRNICAFDTDANTSAGIRPTATPTTAP; the protein is encoded by the coding sequence ATGCAGATTTCCAGTAAACGTCCCCTCTTCCGCCGCCGTGACGATACCGTCGTGTATCGCATGTTCCTTTTGGTCGTGCTGATCCTGGGCGGCATCTGGCTGATCCGCTCTGTGCAGCAGGGCGATGTCAAGCCGCTCTTTCTGCCCACGCCCACGCCGACACGCTTTGCGTCCTCCTACCTGTTGGAAGGGGATGCGCTCTTCACCGCCGGAAAATTAAGCGATTCTGTGGCGGAGGACGGCACGATCATCCCCGGCGCGATCACCGCCTACCGTGAAGCCGCGCTGGTGGATCCGAACAACGCCGAGGTTCTGGCACAGCTGGCGCGCATCCAGATCTATTCCACGGCATTGATCGTGCGGCAGGAAGAGGTTCTTGTCCGTCTCGATGAGGCGTTGGCATCCGCTGAAAAAGCGATCGAAATAAATCCCGACAGCAGTTACGCCCATGCAATGTATTCGCTTGCTTTGAACTGGAAGGCGAGCTACACGCGGGCAGACCGTGAAAAGCAATCCCTACGGACGCAATCGGAGCAGGCGGCGGTGCGCGCCTTGCAATTGGACAATTCCAGCGCGCTTGCCCAGGCTGTCTATGCCGAGGTGTTGGTCGACCAGCAAAAGTGGACTCAGGCATTGCAGACCATCGAGCAGGCGCTGGAACGCGACCCGTCGCTGATGGATGTGCACCGCGTCCATGCCTATGTGCTGGAATCACTGGGAGAATATGCGTTAGCCATTCAATCGTATGACCGCGCGATTGCCATCAACCCGAACCTGACCTTCCTGTACCTGCGTGCTGGTGCGAACTACCGCGCTCTCGCCTTCAGGAGTCCCAATGAACAGGTTCAGCGCGATCTATACGAGAAAGCGCTGGAATATTTTGCGGATGCGGCGCGCATCAACCAGCAGTTGGGTGTGCAGGACCCGACCCCGTATCTCTCGATTGCGCGAACCTACTCGCAGATGGGCGAGTTCTTCATCGCCATCCGCAATGTGCAGCGGACGATCGAGTTCCAGCCGGATAATGCGGTGTTTTATGGTGAGCTGGGCACGTTGTATCACAAGAACCGCAATTATGAGACAGGTATTTTAGCGTTCAAATGCGCGGTGCGCGGATGTACGCCCGAGGAATCTTGCGATGGGCGCGGCGGGTGCGGTCCCAATGACACGCCTGCGGCGGTCGAACCGGTTCAGCTTTCGCTGAGTACGGTGTATTACTTTGACATTTACGCTTCCCAACTGGCGGCGTTGAGCACGCCGAGGCAAAGTTATTGTGCCGAGGCGCTGGAGATCGCCCGGATCATCGAAAGTTCGGAATATATCAGCGACCCGAACATCGCCGCGGATATGGTGGTGGTGCGGAATATCTGTGCCTTCGATACGGATGCAAATACCAGTGCGGGCATCCGCCCGACGGCGACGCCGACGACCGCGCCGTAG
- a CDS encoding tetratricopeptide repeat protein, whose product MNRRRNKPNWFMIILLSLLVLGASYVTRFIVPNVDPLGVPSPTPTTAPEAFIAQAETFFEEGKLLPAIESYKQAVASRPEDPVGHIMLARTLVFAGRYGEAQTSAEDALLLNPASSMAHAVRAWALGFQNQFLEAESGIKRALELDPNNALAHAYYVEILVNAFYNGSSSFEGIERAAEESRVAQALAPNTLETHRARGIILEATGNNEEAIREFEAAITINPNISDLHLAMGRCYRALEIYDKAVESYTRANALNPQDPLPDLYMSRAYASIGEYGKAMQYAEQAVTDSPSDTALRGNLGVMYYRNAYWPDAMEQLSYVVKGGLTEDGVQLDAIQLVPNSPRVAEYYFTYGLALSRLNQCGEALQIAQLIISRIPSDTLSVENANAIIDRCQQNLDAPPPSPTPDS is encoded by the coding sequence ATGAACCGGCGGCGGAACAAGCCGAACTGGTTTATGATCATTCTGCTCAGCCTGTTGGTGCTGGGCGCTTCATACGTGACGCGGTTCATTGTCCCGAACGTGGATCCGCTCGGCGTTCCATCTCCCACGCCGACGACTGCGCCGGAGGCTTTCATTGCCCAGGCGGAGACGTTCTTCGAGGAAGGCAAACTGCTGCCTGCCATTGAATCATACAAGCAGGCGGTCGCTTCGCGCCCGGAAGACCCTGTCGGGCATATCATGCTGGCACGTACGCTTGTGTTCGCGGGCAGATATGGTGAAGCTCAAACCAGCGCCGAGGACGCGCTCCTGCTCAACCCCGCCAGTTCGATGGCGCACGCCGTCCGCGCGTGGGCGCTTGGATTTCAGAACCAATTTCTGGAGGCGGAATCCGGTATCAAGCGCGCGCTGGAACTCGATCCCAACAACGCGCTGGCTCACGCTTATTATGTCGAGATCCTGGTGAACGCTTTTTATAACGGCTCCAGTTCATTTGAAGGAATTGAAAGGGCTGCGGAGGAATCGCGTGTGGCGCAGGCGCTCGCGCCGAATACGCTCGAAACCCATCGCGCACGCGGCATTATTTTGGAAGCCACCGGTAACAATGAGGAAGCCATCCGCGAATTCGAAGCCGCGATCACGATCAATCCCAATATTTCCGACCTGCACCTTGCCATGGGGCGCTGCTACCGCGCGCTTGAAATTTACGACAAGGCGGTGGAATCCTATACGCGCGCCAATGCGCTCAATCCACAGGACCCGCTGCCCGACCTTTACATGTCGCGTGCATACGCCAGCATCGGCGAATACGGCAAAGCGATGCAGTACGCCGAGCAGGCGGTCACCGACAGTCCCTCCGATACGGCTTTGCGCGGCAACCTCGGCGTGATGTATTACCGCAACGCCTACTGGCCCGATGCGATGGAACAACTCAGTTATGTGGTCAAGGGCGGGTTGACGGAAGACGGCGTCCAGTTGGATGCGATCCAGCTCGTCCCCAATTCGCCGCGCGTTGCTGAATATTACTTCACCTATGGGCTGGCGCTCTCCCGCCTGAATCAATGCGGCGAGGCGCTGCAGATCGCCCAGTTGATCATTTCCCGCATCCCGTCGGATACGCTGTCGGTGGAAAATGCCAACGCGATTATTGACCGTTGTCAGCAAAATCTGGATGCGCCTCCCCCTTCGCCGACACCTGATTCTTGA
- the trmD gene encoding tRNA (guanosine(37)-N1)-methyltransferase TrmD, with product MRFEVFTLLPEVFPSYLETSILKRARERGLLDIGIHNIRDYTHDKHHTTDDTPYGGGGGMVMKPEPVFEAVESVLGLAAPHSPPQPDSNLPIILLTPQGRVFNQSIAQELSTHPRIALLCGRYEGVDERIREHLVTDEISIGDYVLTGGELPALILIDAVARLLPGVLGDPTGAEDDSHAMGLLEYPHYTKPAEFRGWKVPDILTSGDHGKIDKWRREQALERTFRKRPDMLEKAELTKDDLKFIEKLKNG from the coding sequence ATGCGCTTTGAGGTCTTCACTCTCCTGCCCGAAGTCTTCCCTTCCTACCTTGAAACCAGTATTCTCAAACGCGCACGCGAGCGGGGACTGCTCGACATCGGCATTCACAACATCCGCGACTACACGCACGATAAACACCACACCACCGACGACACGCCCTATGGCGGCGGCGGCGGCATGGTCATGAAACCGGAACCGGTCTTCGAAGCTGTCGAATCCGTTCTGGGACTGGCTGCGCCTCATTCCCCGCCCCAGCCTGATTCAAACCTCCCGATCATTCTCCTCACCCCGCAGGGACGCGTCTTCAACCAGTCCATCGCGCAGGAATTATCAACGCACCCGCGCATCGCCCTCCTCTGCGGACGCTATGAAGGCGTCGACGAACGCATCCGCGAGCATCTGGTCACCGACGAGATCTCCATCGGCGATTACGTCCTGACCGGCGGAGAACTGCCCGCGCTCATCCTCATCGACGCCGTTGCACGCCTGCTTCCCGGCGTGCTCGGCGACCCGACCGGCGCGGAAGATGACTCGCACGCCATGGGCTTGCTCGAATACCCGCACTACACAAAACCTGCCGAATTCCGCGGCTGGAAGGTACCGGACATTTTGACCTCCGGCGACCACGGAAAAATAGACAAATGGCGGCGCGAACAGGCACTGGAACGCACATTTCGAAAACGCCCCGATATGCTCGAAAAGGCGGAATTGACAAAAGACGATTTGAAATTTATTGAAAAGTTGAAGAACGGTTAA
- a CDS encoding MFS transporter — MSARLNYGKTFLLGFGFFGVSIIWGVYNAFVPIFLADRFGLAPALIGFFMTLDNIAALFIQPPVGAWSDRLRTPLGRRIPFILIGAPITALAFGLIPLAAVLPLFVACTSTLLLSAALWRTPVVALMPDITPSKFRSQANGVINFMGGVGTIVALQTGGMLYKMSPNFPFWLGSALVIIAALIVYLFIEEPKEYEETEKQPGMFESLKEVFRDADKSGLRILLAIFFWFIGYSAVDTFFTLYARNHLGLNEGDGATLLSILPLFFVLFAIPAGYVATKLGRKTTISIGLITVTIMLILLYVTPAEALLTAIAPLPLVGIPLEEGGARMLTLAGVLLIFGGVGWAFVNINSLPMIVDLTSAARIGTYTGLYYLFSTFSAIVGPNINGWAIQLTNNNYNIIMVLAPIFMMIAFTLMIGVKRGEATQ; from the coding sequence ATGTCAGCACGCTTGAACTACGGCAAGACCTTCCTGCTCGGCTTTGGTTTTTTTGGCGTCAGTATCATCTGGGGGGTGTATAACGCTTTCGTCCCCATCTTCCTCGCCGATAGGTTCGGGCTGGCTCCCGCTCTTATCGGCTTCTTCATGACGCTCGACAACATTGCCGCACTCTTCATCCAGCCGCCCGTCGGAGCCTGGTCGGACCGCCTCCGCACCCCGCTGGGACGGCGCATTCCCTTCATTCTCATCGGCGCGCCGATCACCGCCCTGGCATTCGGGTTGATCCCGCTCGCAGCAGTGCTGCCGCTCTTCGTGGCGTGTACCAGCACACTCCTGCTCAGCGCAGCGCTGTGGCGCACTCCTGTCGTGGCGCTTATGCCTGATATCACCCCATCGAAATTCCGCTCACAGGCGAACGGCGTCATCAACTTCATGGGCGGCGTTGGGACCATCGTTGCGCTGCAAACCGGCGGCATGCTTTATAAAATGAGTCCCAACTTCCCATTCTGGCTTGGTTCTGCGCTGGTCATCATCGCAGCGTTGATCGTCTATCTCTTCATCGAAGAGCCAAAAGAATATGAAGAGACCGAAAAACAACCCGGTATGTTCGAAAGCCTGAAAGAGGTTTTCCGCGACGCCGACAAAAGCGGACTGCGCATCCTGCTCGCCATTTTCTTCTGGTTCATCGGCTACTCCGCAGTGGACACTTTTTTCACGCTCTACGCCAGGAATCACCTTGGCTTGAACGAAGGCGACGGTGCTACCCTGCTTTCCATCCTGCCGCTGTTCTTCGTCCTCTTTGCCATCCCAGCGGGGTATGTCGCGACAAAACTCGGACGCAAGACCACCATCTCCATCGGGTTGATCACCGTCACCATCATGCTGATCCTGCTATACGTCACGCCCGCTGAAGCGCTGTTGACCGCCATCGCGCCCCTGCCGCTGGTCGGCATTCCGCTGGAGGAGGGCGGTGCGCGCATGCTCACATTGGCGGGCGTACTGCTTATCTTCGGAGGCGTCGGCTGGGCGTTCGTCAACATCAACTCCCTGCCCATGATCGTGGACTTGACCAGCGCAGCACGCATCGGGACATACACAGGATTGTATTATCTGTTCTCCACCTTCTCCGCCATCGTCGGTCCAAACATCAACGGATGGGCGATCCAACTCACGAACAACAACTACAACATCATCATGGTGCTCGCCCCGATCTTTATGATGATCGCTTTCACGCTCATGATTGGCGTAAAACGCGGTGAAGCGACACAGTAA
- a CDS encoding BMP family ABC transporter substrate-binding protein, with amino-acid sequence MQPPDCTHKDVLCAALVTDTLGLDDHGINQDAWAGLEAAKAAGLADQIAYIESVDSRDYDKNIAYFADRGYDLIVTSGIALQDETLRAADLYPDSVFVGMNQPQVDTIPNFISVTFPEDQMGFAAGVLAARLTKTGVVAGVCETSGIDSMWRYCEGFRAGVTYADDSVRILIAYREGGHREQLFVDEAWGYENANRLIFRGGDVVFAAGGVTAQGALRAASESNAYAIGTERDQAASLGESGRGVVASVRGRASFEVQEVMRLLRDGQISEPRSGQILLLLDEKMSESLRNELDSIIFGLWVGDVMTDVTIRKP; translated from the coding sequence ATGCAACCGCCGGATTGCACTCATAAGGATGTTCTCTGCGCCGCGCTCGTCACGGATACGCTCGGGCTCGACGATCACGGCATCAACCAGGATGCGTGGGCGGGGCTGGAAGCCGCAAAAGCCGCCGGACTTGCCGACCAGATAGCTTACATAGAATCTGTCGACTCGCGCGATTACGACAAAAACATCGCCTATTTTGCGGATCGCGGCTATGACCTGATCGTCACCTCAGGCATTGCCTTGCAGGATGAAACGCTTCGCGCCGCCGACCTGTACCCTGATTCTGTTTTCGTGGGCATGAACCAACCCCAAGTGGATACCATCCCCAACTTCATCTCCGTCACCTTTCCTGAAGACCAAATGGGATTTGCGGCGGGCGTACTGGCAGCGCGGCTGACAAAAACAGGCGTGGTTGCCGGTGTCTGTGAAACATCCGGCATTGACTCGATGTGGCGTTACTGCGAAGGTTTCCGCGCCGGCGTGACCTACGCTGATGACTCCGTCCGAATCCTGATCGCCTATCGCGAGGGCGGGCATCGCGAGCAATTGTTTGTGGATGAGGCATGGGGATATGAGAACGCGAATCGCCTTATTTTTCGCGGCGGGGATGTGGTCTTTGCGGCAGGCGGTGTCACAGCACAAGGCGCGCTGCGTGCCGCCTCCGAATCAAATGCATATGCCATCGGTACCGAACGGGATCAAGCAGCGTCATTGGGAGAATCAGGCAGAGGCGTGGTCGCATCCGTCCGTGGGCGAGCCAGCTTCGAGGTCCAGGAGGTGATGCGGTTACTGCGCGACGGACAGATCAGTGAGCCGCGCAGTGGTCAAATCCTGCTGCTGTTGGATGAAAAAATGTCGGAATCATTGAGAAATGAACTGGATTCGATCATCTTTGGTCTGTGGGTTGGCGATGTCATGACAGATGTCACCATTAGGAAACCTTAA